In a single window of the Tellurirhabdus bombi genome:
- a CDS encoding DUF2147 domain-containing protein, with amino-acid sequence MTLRWLVAAIVLVTIQTAYTPKNTNPDAVVGTWLNGTKRGHIQIYKQGNKYFGKLIWLKDPNDPATNKPKTDTKNPNPALRNRALMGLDVMKGFIYDGDNVWDEGKIYNPEDGKEYSCKMTLKNANTLDVRGFIGISLLGKTQTWTKVQ; translated from the coding sequence ATGACTCTTCGCTGGTTGGTTGCAGCCATTGTGCTGGTTACTATTCAAACCGCTTATACTCCAAAAAATACTAACCCTGATGCCGTAGTTGGCACGTGGCTTAACGGAACCAAGCGTGGTCATATTCAGATTTACAAACAGGGTAACAAATACTTTGGTAAGCTGATCTGGCTGAAAGACCCCAACGATCCAGCAACCAACAAGCCTAAAACAGATACCAAAAATCCTAACCCTGCATTACGAAACCGTGCGCTGATGGGGCTGGATGTAATGAAAGGCTTTATCTATGACGGCGATAACGTGTGGGATGAAGGCAAAATATACAATCCTGAAGATGGCAAGGAGTACAGCTGCAAGATGACGTTAAAGAATGCCAATACGCTTGACGTTAGAGGCTTTATAGGCATTTCTCTGTTGGGTAAAACCCAAACCTGGACCAAAGTTCAATAA
- a CDS encoding acyl-CoA thioesterase, translating into MFKRDPNKNYPTEVESRIIVRFQDCDPLQHLNNGKYFDYYFNAREDQVAKQYGFDYGQLFREFKTSWVVYQHQIAYVRPALVSEWIRIRSRVIFYNEDTMVTESYMTDDAGHQLKNVLWTTSKYVSIVTGKRVPHEPAVTEFLETICARNVDFHNLDFTSRIKSIKESLSL; encoded by the coding sequence ATGTTTAAACGAGATCCCAATAAAAATTATCCTACTGAAGTAGAGTCACGGATAATTGTTCGCTTTCAGGACTGCGACCCACTTCAGCACCTTAATAATGGTAAGTATTTCGACTATTATTTCAACGCCAGGGAAGACCAGGTGGCCAAACAGTATGGCTTTGATTATGGGCAGTTGTTTCGGGAGTTTAAGACAAGTTGGGTTGTTTATCAGCACCAGATTGCATACGTACGACCTGCCTTAGTGAGCGAGTGGATTCGGATCCGATCACGGGTTATTTTTTATAACGAAGATACCATGGTCACGGAATCATACATGACGGATGATGCTGGCCACCAGTTGAAAAATGTGCTTTGGACCACCTCAAAATACGTGAGCATCGTCACCGGGAAACGCGTTCCGCACGAGCCAGCCGTGACGGAGTTTCTAGAAACGATCTGCGCCCGAAACGTAGATTTTCACAACTTGGATTTTACAAGCCGTATTAAAAGCATTAAAGAAAGTCTGTCTCTATAG
- a CDS encoding IlvD/Edd family dehydratase, whose product MRSQEWFGRTGKDGFIYRAWMKNQGFPHHLFEGKPVIGICNTWSELTPCNAHFRELAEAVKRGVWEAGGFPLEFPVMSLGECQIKPTAMLFRNLASMDVEESIRGNSIDGVVLLCGCDKTTPSLVMGACSVDLPTLVVSGGPMLAGRYQGRKIGTSDLWRFAEDFKTGQMSQAEFVAAEACMARSQGHCAVMGTASTMAAMVESLGLALPDNATIPAADSRRKVLAHLSGMQAVELVKANIKPSDILTRQAFENAIMVNAALGGSTNFIIHMLAIAGRMGVDLNIDDFDRLSAQIPLLANLQPSGEHFVEDLFYAGGLPAIIRELRQFLHNDAMTINGHTIGENCAEAKCYDPTVIASVEKPFKPESGIAVLKGNLCPNGAVLKPSAASPELMQHTGRAVVFENIDDYKARVDDPDLDIDPSCVMVLKNVGPRGYPGMPEVGNMQLPAKILAQGVHDMVRISDGRMSGTGFGTVVLHVSPEAAVGGNLALVRDGDLITLDVDKRLLHLHVDDEELARRLASFQPVALGYDRGYVGLYIRHVTQAHEGADLDFLRGGSGPVVKRDSH is encoded by the coding sequence ATGCGTTCCCAAGAATGGTTTGGCCGGACTGGAAAAGACGGCTTTATTTACCGCGCCTGGATGAAAAACCAGGGCTTCCCTCATCATCTTTTTGAAGGTAAACCAGTTATCGGCATCTGCAATACCTGGTCGGAGTTAACTCCCTGCAACGCTCATTTCCGAGAATTAGCCGAAGCGGTCAAGCGGGGCGTCTGGGAAGCGGGCGGGTTTCCGCTCGAATTTCCGGTAATGTCCTTGGGCGAATGCCAGATCAAACCAACGGCCATGCTGTTTCGGAATCTGGCCAGCATGGATGTAGAAGAAAGCATTCGGGGGAATTCCATCGACGGTGTAGTATTGCTGTGTGGCTGCGATAAAACGACGCCCTCGCTGGTGATGGGCGCTTGTAGCGTGGATTTGCCAACGCTGGTTGTATCGGGTGGCCCTATGTTGGCGGGGCGTTACCAGGGCCGTAAAATTGGAACCAGTGACCTTTGGCGCTTTGCCGAAGATTTTAAAACGGGGCAGATGTCTCAGGCGGAATTCGTGGCCGCCGAAGCCTGTATGGCCCGAAGCCAGGGACATTGCGCCGTAATGGGAACCGCTTCTACAATGGCCGCAATGGTTGAGTCGCTGGGGCTGGCTTTGCCCGATAATGCCACCATTCCGGCTGCGGATTCCCGCCGAAAAGTATTGGCCCATTTATCGGGTATGCAGGCCGTTGAACTCGTGAAAGCGAACATCAAACCGTCTGATATTTTAACTCGCCAGGCTTTTGAAAATGCCATCATGGTTAATGCGGCGCTGGGAGGCTCCACCAATTTTATCATTCATATGCTGGCTATCGCCGGGCGCATGGGCGTTGACCTGAATATCGACGACTTTGATCGCTTGTCGGCCCAAATTCCGTTGCTGGCCAATTTGCAGCCATCAGGAGAGCATTTTGTCGAAGATTTGTTCTATGCGGGAGGTTTACCGGCCATTATCCGTGAATTGCGCCAGTTTCTGCACAACGATGCCATGACAATCAACGGACATACAATTGGTGAAAACTGCGCCGAGGCCAAATGCTACGACCCAACCGTAATCGCCAGCGTTGAAAAGCCGTTTAAACCGGAATCGGGCATTGCCGTACTAAAAGGAAATCTCTGTCCGAATGGTGCGGTGCTGAAGCCATCGGCGGCTTCTCCCGAGCTCATGCAGCATACGGGCCGCGCCGTTGTCTTTGAAAATATTGATGATTACAAAGCACGGGTTGATGATCCAGATCTGGATATCGATCCATCCTGCGTGATGGTCCTGAAAAATGTGGGTCCTAGAGGGTATCCCGGCATGCCTGAAGTAGGCAATATGCAGCTACCGGCTAAAATTCTGGCGCAGGGTGTACACGATATGGTCCGAATTTCGGACGGTCGTATGAGCGGTACGGGCTTCGGAACGGTGGTGCTTCACGTATCGCCCGAGGCGGCTGTTGGCGGGAATCTGGCTTTGGTGCGGGACGGTGATTTGATTACGCTGGATGTAGACAAGCGGCTTTTACACCTGCACGTGGATGACGAAGAACTGGCCCGTCGGCTTGCCTCTTTTCAACCCGTTGCGCTGGGCTATGACCGGGGTTATGTAGGGCTGTATATTCGGCATGTCACCCAAGCCCATGAAGGCGCTGATCTTGATTTTCTGCGCGGCGGTTCAGGACCCGTGGTAAAGAGAGATTCGCATTAA
- a CDS encoding CsbD family protein translates to MNETTLKGRWNEVKGKLKQAYGDLTDDDLTYAEGQEDELYGRLQQKTGKTKDEVRKMIADL, encoded by the coding sequence ATGAACGAGACAACACTAAAAGGTCGCTGGAATGAAGTAAAGGGAAAACTGAAACAAGCATACGGTGACTTGACCGATGACGATCTAACCTACGCTGAAGGCCAGGAAGACGAGCTATACGGTCGTTTGCAACAAAAGACAGGCAAAACAAAAGATGAAGTTAGAAAGATGATTGCTGATCTGTAA
- a CDS encoding leucine-rich repeat domain-containing protein, which translates to MKTALTFILLLISGYSFAQSVCLTPDEHKTQRKQLEKNYLESQALFPEIKNRQLQLGGFYAMSFDERRLLAATEKFQKEAQKVFQQLAFIQNSSFACYVSLYIKPNGAIDQAAYEFIGTAPTANQAAQIQETFCNWLSTYQYTFTATSAFRVRTFISLKKEKLVKVALKPNTITTLEQAQLTTRPDTVKRLSLMKMGLTEVPEVVYRFTNVQELDLSGNELSRIPEGVFTLPKLKRLYLVGNRLKAETLQIPEDNHLTFLSLQYNQLSRVPESVANCRRLTSLWLGHNQFSAGLNMEPLLKLKRLRDLNLYNAGLSSLPEEIGRLKKLQILDLYHNKLQSLPDKICRLRRLQQLAVSENKLGELPKRLNRMRRLEKLYAHHNYLASLPTKLYRARRLQLISLSNNAFSYVPESLLRLKALRDLDMGNNRIQELPAGFTNLPRLEKLYLRGNPLTGEEQISVAMPVIHKLEGNKTEVFY; encoded by the coding sequence ATGAAAACTGCCCTGACTTTCATTCTGCTTTTGATTTCCGGTTATTCGTTCGCTCAATCGGTCTGCCTAACGCCTGATGAGCACAAAACACAACGCAAGCAATTGGAGAAGAACTACCTGGAATCGCAGGCATTATTTCCGGAAATTAAGAATCGGCAATTACAACTCGGCGGGTTTTACGCGATGAGTTTTGATGAGCGTCGTTTACTGGCAGCGACCGAAAAATTTCAGAAGGAAGCACAAAAGGTTTTTCAGCAGCTTGCCTTCATTCAGAATAGCTCTTTCGCTTGCTATGTGTCCCTGTATATAAAACCAAACGGAGCTATTGATCAGGCAGCGTATGAATTTATAGGCACTGCCCCAACAGCAAATCAGGCGGCACAAATTCAGGAGACCTTCTGCAATTGGTTAAGCACCTATCAATATACATTTACGGCAACGAGCGCTTTTCGAGTAAGAACCTTCATCTCGCTTAAAAAAGAAAAGTTAGTCAAGGTTGCCCTCAAGCCAAACACAATTACGACCCTGGAACAGGCACAGCTCACGACCCGACCCGACACAGTTAAAAGGCTTTCGCTGATGAAAATGGGATTGACGGAAGTTCCCGAAGTTGTTTACCGATTTACGAATGTGCAGGAGCTTGATTTAAGCGGAAATGAGCTTAGCCGAATTCCAGAAGGTGTTTTTACATTGCCAAAGCTTAAACGCTTGTATTTAGTAGGCAACCGCCTCAAGGCCGAAACCTTGCAAATTCCAGAAGACAATCATTTGACTTTTCTGAGCCTGCAGTACAACCAGTTAAGCCGGGTTCCCGAATCGGTTGCCAATTGCCGACGGCTAACTAGTTTATGGCTGGGACACAATCAATTTTCAGCGGGTTTAAATATGGAGCCGCTTTTAAAACTAAAGCGCCTACGGGATCTAAACCTCTATAATGCCGGTTTATCGAGCCTACCGGAAGAAATTGGCCGCCTGAAAAAACTCCAGATTCTGGATTTATACCATAATAAGCTTCAGAGCCTTCCCGATAAAATTTGCCGCCTGCGCCGGTTGCAGCAACTGGCCGTTTCCGAGAACAAGTTAGGCGAACTCCCCAAGCGCCTGAACCGAATGCGTCGGCTGGAAAAACTTTATGCGCACCATAACTACCTGGCGAGCTTACCTACTAAGCTTTACCGGGCCCGCCGTCTGCAACTTATTAGCCTCAGTAACAATGCTTTCAGCTACGTTCCAGAATCGTTGTTGCGCCTAAAAGCCCTGAGAGACCTGGATATGGGCAACAACCGCATACAGGAGCTTCCGGCAGGTTTCACTAATCTTCCGAGGCTGGAAAAACTTTATCTACGCGGAAATCCACTCACGGGCGAAGAGCAAATTTCGGTGGCCATGCCGGTAATCCATAAATTGGAAGGCAACAAGACTGAGGTATTTTATTAG
- a CDS encoding SDR family NAD(P)-dependent oxidoreductase, translating into MSNIHTFQGQVAIVTGAGQGIGFAIAHELARHGAAVVLNDLDPELTEKAVNQIVNAEATAINPGLCIAFSGDASDVDFLDQLVEKAITTFGKLTLVVANAGITIFGDFFSYKATDFQRVVDLNLRGSFFLTQAAARQMRKQGEGGSIVLMSSVVGHQAHPGLTAYGMTKAALEMLAKNLVIDLSPHGININAIAPGATQTERTINDPTYIPIWSKITPMGRPATVYDIANAALFLLSPASRHITGQSLVVDGGWTAVSPPPV; encoded by the coding sequence ATGAGTAATATACATACTTTTCAGGGCCAAGTCGCTATTGTAACCGGGGCGGGGCAAGGTATTGGCTTTGCGATTGCCCACGAACTGGCGCGTCATGGAGCTGCCGTTGTCTTGAACGACCTGGATCCGGAATTAACCGAAAAAGCAGTAAATCAGATTGTCAATGCAGAAGCGACGGCTATTAACCCGGGATTGTGCATCGCTTTTTCCGGTGATGCGTCCGATGTTGATTTTCTGGATCAGTTAGTAGAAAAAGCCATAACCACCTTTGGCAAACTAACGCTAGTGGTTGCGAATGCCGGAATTACCATTTTCGGCGACTTTTTCAGTTACAAAGCCACTGATTTTCAACGTGTCGTAGACCTCAACCTGCGGGGTAGTTTTTTTCTGACACAGGCCGCTGCCCGCCAAATGCGAAAGCAGGGAGAAGGGGGCAGTATTGTGTTGATGTCGTCCGTTGTTGGGCATCAGGCGCATCCGGGGCTGACGGCGTATGGCATGACCAAAGCTGCTTTGGAAATGCTCGCCAAAAATTTAGTGATCGATTTATCCCCGCATGGCATCAATATAAACGCCATTGCCCCCGGTGCCACACAGACCGAGCGGACCATTAACGATCCGACCTACATTCCAATTTGGTCTAAAATTACGCCAATGGGCCGCCCTGCAACGGTTTATGACATAGCTAACGCCGCCTTGTTTTTACTTTCACCTGCTTCGCGCCACATTACAGGGCAAAGCCTTGTTGTTGATGGGGGCTGGACTGCCGTGAGTCCGCCGCCCGTTTAA
- a CDS encoding ROK family protein, producing the protein MSVVEKSISEPELTSRESVVDIKKNRLKNRIIRELYKSGTSTIAHLARLLHASVPSITTLIEELIGEKWLLEIGTGEAQFGRKPVLFGLNPYRHLILILDINTHDTKLIIFNLNNQIIARHEVSLQLIDSTAYLKDLYKYTETFLQEAAVDASDILAIGVAMPGLINPALGVNYTYKKLNSPNISFGKLLEDHFQTPIYIINDTKATVLGEHRFGLAKGKNYVFSINIDWGVGLGILLNGEVFQGASGFAGELGHIQLKPDGELCHCGKVGCLDTLASASSLVKRVRKELEAGQVTKLIEYKDNLDEVDVEKVIQAAKQGDSYSIDLLYDIGMELGKGLAIAVQLFNPEIIIIDGVLAKAERFITNPLEQAIHKFCLTDFKNNLTIEISQMAEMAKLYGTQAYVMEQVLESK; encoded by the coding sequence ATGTCTGTGGTAGAAAAGAGCATTTCGGAACCGGAGTTAACCAGTAGAGAGTCTGTAGTCGATATTAAGAAAAACCGGCTTAAGAATAGAATAATCAGGGAGTTATATAAGTCGGGGACTTCTACGATTGCCCATTTAGCCCGTTTACTGCATGCCAGTGTTCCGTCCATAACTACCCTGATAGAAGAACTGATTGGTGAAAAATGGTTGCTGGAAATAGGGACTGGCGAAGCGCAATTTGGCCGCAAACCCGTGTTATTTGGCTTAAATCCTTACCGGCATTTAATCCTGATATTGGATATCAATACGCACGATACCAAGTTGATTATTTTTAACCTGAATAACCAGATTATCGCTCGTCACGAAGTTAGCCTGCAACTGATTGATAGCACCGCCTACCTAAAGGATTTGTACAAATACACCGAAACCTTTCTGCAGGAAGCAGCGGTGGATGCTTCGGATATTTTGGCCATTGGTGTGGCCATGCCGGGCCTAATCAACCCGGCTCTAGGGGTCAATTACACGTACAAGAAGCTGAATTCTCCCAATATATCGTTTGGGAAGTTACTGGAAGATCATTTCCAAACGCCAATTTACATCATCAATGACACCAAAGCGACCGTTTTAGGCGAACACCGATTTGGGCTGGCTAAAGGCAAAAATTATGTTTTTTCCATCAACATCGATTGGGGCGTTGGGCTTGGTATCCTGCTAAACGGAGAGGTCTTTCAGGGGGCGTCGGGCTTTGCCGGGGAGCTTGGCCACATCCAGTTGAAACCCGATGGGGAGCTATGCCACTGCGGTAAGGTCGGCTGTCTGGATACCCTCGCGTCGGCTTCTTCACTTGTTAAACGCGTGCGGAAAGAATTGGAAGCAGGTCAAGTTACGAAACTGATTGAATACAAGGATAATCTGGATGAGGTGGACGTAGAAAAGGTAATCCAGGCGGCCAAGCAGGGCGATAGCTATTCGATTGATTTGCTCTATGACATTGGTATGGAACTCGGAAAAGGTCTGGCCATTGCGGTGCAGTTGTTTAACCCGGAAATTATTATCATTGACGGAGTACTGGCTAAAGCAGAACGCTTTATTACTAATCCGCTGGAACAGGCCATTCATAAATTCTGCCTGACTGATTTCAAGAATAATTTGACAATTGAGATTTCGCAGATGGCAGAAATGGCAAAACTATACGGAACGCAGGCTTACGTGATGGAGCAGGTGTTGGAAAGTAAATAA